CAGAAGTAATTGTTGCAGGAGGTATGGAAAATATGTCTTTAGTTCCTCACTATTATAATGCAAGAGTGGCTACCAAATTGGGAGACATCAAAATGCAGGATGGTATGGTGTTAGATGGTCTTACAGACGTTTACAACAAGGTACATATGGGCGTATGCGCAGAGAAATGTGCAGTTGATTATAGCATCACAAGAGAAGATCAGGATAATTTCGCCGTAGAATCTTATAAGAGATCGGCAAAAGCTTGGAGTGAAGGGAAATTCAATGACGAAATAGTACCGGTTTCTATTCCTCAGAGAAAAGGAGAACCTGTAATTTTTGCAGAAGATGAAGAGTACAAAGCTGTAAACTTCGACAGAATTACAACTCTTCCTACTGTTTTCAAAAAAGAAGAAGGTACTGTAACAGCAGCTAACGCATCTACACTGAATGACGGAGCATCTGCATTAATCCTTGTTTCCAAAGAAAAAATGGAAGAATTAGGATTAAAGCCATTGGCAAAGATTGTTTCTTATGCTGATGCTGCACAAGAGCCTGAGAACTTCACAACGGCTCCAGCTAAGGCATTACCTATCGCTCTTAAAAAAGCAGGATTAGAAGTGTCAGATATCGATTTCTTTGAGTTTAATGAAGCTTTCTCTGTAGTAGGATTAGCAAATAACAAAATCTTAGGATTAGATGCTTCTAAAGTAAACGTAAACGGTGGTGCTGTAGCATTAGGACATCCACTGGGAAGTTCTGGTTCAAGAATTATTATTACATTGATCAATGTATTAAAGCAAAATAATGCCAAATACGGTGCAGCAGCAATCTGTAACGGAGGCGGTGGAGCTTCTGCAATCGTGATTGAAAATATCTAATATTCTGTTTCAGAGTATATTACCATTAAGGAATCGATAATTTTTTTAAAATCTTATCCATTTCTTAATGGTTTTTCTATTTTTGTGCTACTAATATTTATTTGAAATGTCTGAAACTGAGAATCGACAACCCAACAACATAAAGAATAATCCGAAGATTATGAAAGCCTGGGCAGTATATGACTGGGCAAATTCTGTGTATTCCCTGGTTATTACTTCCACCATTTTCCCCATTTATTATTCTATTCTTACCACAGCGTATGAGAAAAAAGAATATGTGACGGAAACAAAAAAATGGATCGATGTCCCGGTGAGACACATGATCAAAATCTTTGGAAACGAATATCAGCCCGATGCGGTCTATGGATACTCATTAACGATATCATTC
This is a stretch of genomic DNA from Chryseobacterium tructae. It encodes these proteins:
- a CDS encoding acetyl-CoA C-acyltransferase, yielding MKEVFIVSAVRTPMGSFMGSLSTVPATKLGATAVKGALDKIGLDPANVQEIYMGNVLQAGEGQAPARQVALGAGLSVNTPSTTVNKVCASGMKAVTMAAQAIKAGDAEVIVAGGMENMSLVPHYYNARVATKLGDIKMQDGMVLDGLTDVYNKVHMGVCAEKCAVDYSITREDQDNFAVESYKRSAKAWSEGKFNDEIVPVSIPQRKGEPVIFAEDEEYKAVNFDRITTLPTVFKKEEGTVTAANASTLNDGASALILVSKEKMEELGLKPLAKIVSYADAAQEPENFTTAPAKALPIALKKAGLEVSDIDFFEFNEAFSVVGLANNKILGLDASKVNVNGGAVALGHPLGSSGSRIIITLINVLKQNNAKYGAAAICNGGGGASAIVIENI